One window from the genome of Elusimicrobium sp. An273 encodes:
- a CDS encoding metallophosphoesterase produces the protein METQKTPKQVIVMGDVHGQFDPFVKLLRHAGLVDDQLNWSGGHNRLVQMGDIFDRGPASRKVDDLLDRIQKQAAQTQGEVIRLVGNHELEPLLSNFVISGFSKEEAKLIHDKLTRQVLNGELKAAYAYKGILFTHAGVTRKLYKIFQMQLDDPNAANIAAMINLIFRESIKHEFYKHPIFNISISRKGADRFGGIFWEDLEDLASSYPKSPLVQVVGHTQVSRIILDKTANIIPVDVGMHRKLQYLIVDEEGAPHIIDVPEDK, from the coding sequence ATGGAAACCCAAAAGACTCCAAAGCAAGTAATTGTGATGGGAGATGTGCACGGGCAGTTTGATCCGTTTGTAAAACTGCTGCGCCATGCCGGGCTGGTGGATGACCAGCTAAACTGGAGCGGCGGGCACAACCGCTTGGTGCAGATGGGGGATATTTTTGACCGGGGGCCGGCTTCGCGCAAGGTGGATGATTTGCTGGACCGGATTCAAAAGCAGGCGGCACAAACGCAAGGCGAAGTAATCCGCCTGGTGGGGAACCACGAGCTGGAGCCGCTTCTTTCCAACTTTGTCATTTCCGGCTTTAGCAAAGAAGAAGCCAAACTGATTCACGACAAGCTGACGCGCCAAGTTTTAAACGGCGAATTGAAAGCCGCCTATGCCTATAAAGGCATTTTGTTTACGCACGCCGGCGTTACGCGCAAGTTATACAAAATTTTCCAAATGCAGTTAGACGACCCCAACGCCGCCAACATCGCCGCGATGATTAACTTGATTTTCCGCGAATCCATTAAACACGAATTTTACAAACACCCCATTTTTAACATCAGCATCAGCCGCAAAGGGGCCGACCGTTTCGGCGGTATTTTCTGGGAAGATTTGGAAGACTTGGCTTCTTCATACCCCAAAAGCCCGTTGGTGCAGGTGGTGGGGCATACGCAGGTGAGCCGCATTATTTTGGACAAGACCGCCAACATTATTCCCGTGGATGTGGGCATGCACCGCAAACTGCAGTATTTGATTGTGGATGAAGAAGGCGCTCCGCATATTATAGACGTGCCGGAAGATAAATAA
- the ybeY gene encoding rRNA maturation RNase YbeY: protein MIAHIFYKTDVPKYLRRTGLFKAALQKGLKHFARQNIEVNVIFVDEKEIRRVNVEFLDHHYVTDVISFNNEKPPFDTGEPWGFGDIFVCYPVARKNAKLFGHTILQEMLMYVTHGALHLSGMDDHDPKDRAEMDRQAEKIIASVLD, encoded by the coding sequence ATGATTGCTCATATTTTTTATAAAACCGATGTTCCAAAGTACCTGCGCCGCACGGGTTTATTTAAAGCCGCCCTGCAGAAAGGGCTCAAGCATTTTGCCCGCCAAAACATTGAAGTAAATGTGATTTTTGTAGACGAGAAAGAAATCCGCCGCGTAAATGTGGAATTTTTAGACCACCATTACGTCACCGACGTCATTTCTTTTAACAACGAAAAGCCCCCCTTTGATACGGGCGAGCCGTGGGGGTTTGGCGATATTTTCGTCTGCTATCCGGTCGCGCGCAAAAACGCCAAGCTGTTCGGCCACACCATTTTGCAGGAAATGCTGATGTACGTTACGCACGGGGCGCTGCATTTGTCCGGCATGGACGATCACGACCCCAAAGACCGTGCGGAAATGGACAGGCAGGCGGAAAAAATCATCGCTTCCGTACTGGATTAA